The following proteins are co-located in the Fibrobacter sp. UWB15 genome:
- a CDS encoding flavin reductase family protein → MRKDLGVKAYLYPQPTLVIATYNEDGSTNAMVAAWGSISDTNQVAIYVAHSHKTMPNILARKAFTVSMATAKNIKAIDYLGITSGNKVADKFAHSGLTSVKSAHVDAPLIAELPLALECKFVSYNEDSELLLGEIVNVSVDDSVLDESGKLSVEKLAPVCYDSAGHGYYVMERRVGNAFSDGKLL, encoded by the coding sequence ATGCGTAAAGATCTCGGTGTTAAAGCTTACTTGTACCCGCAGCCTACCTTGGTGATTGCGACGTATAACGAAGACGGTTCTACGAATGCCATGGTGGCCGCTTGGGGCTCCATTAGCGATACAAACCAGGTGGCTATTTACGTGGCGCACAGCCATAAGACCATGCCGAATATTTTGGCCCGCAAGGCGTTTACCGTGAGCATGGCGACGGCAAAGAACATCAAGGCAATCGATTACTTGGGAATTACGTCGGGCAATAAGGTCGCCGACAAGTTTGCTCATTCGGGCCTGACCTCTGTCAAGAGCGCTCATGTGGATGCCCCGCTGATTGCGGAACTTCCGCTCGCATTGGAATGCAAGTTCGTAAGCTACAACGAAGATTCGGAACTTTTGCTCGGGGAAATCGTGAATGTGTCTGTCGACGATTCCGTACTCGATGAATCCGGCAAGCTCTCAGTTGAAAAGCTCGCGCCGGTGTGCTACGATTCTGCAGGCCATGGATACTACGTGATGGAACGCCGCGTAGGCAACGCCTTTAGCGACGGAAAACTACTTTAA
- a CDS encoding TIGR02147 family protein, whose translation MKSVLEYRDYHAFMQDYYDSRKKSGAFSWREFSKNAGFSSSNYLKLVCMGKSKLSKVKTAQVAKAMGLIGHEAEYFEQLVIFGNAIKDSVKKTAFLEMSRIAQEHKVRVIDSDAFQYYESWKYPVIRELAPMMPDAQPRKIADECKEYVSAEEIRDILAFLVKAGFLKKDGDKVYSQTEKAVVGSPEALPIAIREMHKEMGSMAVRAVDRYNASERYFTGMTIGVNEETYSRIVDEINICAKKIAAIANESDNLNQVYGLNFQLFPFTNKIEGESHA comes from the coding sequence ATGAAGTCGGTCCTCGAATACAGAGATTACCACGCATTTATGCAGGATTACTACGATTCCCGCAAAAAAAGCGGAGCATTTTCGTGGCGTGAATTCAGCAAGAATGCCGGTTTTTCGTCTTCAAACTACCTGAAACTGGTTTGCATGGGCAAAAGCAAACTGAGCAAGGTCAAAACAGCCCAAGTTGCCAAAGCCATGGGGTTGATTGGTCACGAAGCCGAATACTTTGAGCAACTCGTTATTTTCGGAAATGCCATAAAGGATAGCGTCAAAAAAACAGCTTTCTTGGAAATGTCAAGGATTGCCCAAGAGCACAAGGTTCGCGTTATCGATAGCGATGCATTCCAGTACTACGAATCCTGGAAATACCCCGTCATTCGTGAACTTGCCCCCATGATGCCCGACGCTCAGCCACGAAAAATCGCCGACGAATGCAAAGAGTATGTTTCGGCTGAAGAGATCCGCGACATTCTCGCTTTCTTAGTGAAAGCAGGATTCCTCAAGAAAGACGGCGATAAAGTCTATTCGCAAACTGAAAAAGCAGTCGTCGGTTCGCCAGAAGCCCTCCCGATCGCCATTCGCGAAATGCACAAGGAAATGGGCAGCATGGCCGTGCGTGCAGTAGACCGATACAACGCAAGCGAGCGCTACTTTACTGGAATGACGATCGGTGTTAACGAAGAAACCTATTCACGAATTGTTGACGAAATCAACATTTGCGCCAAGAAGATTGCCGCCATCGCAAACGAAAGCGACAACCTAAATCAAGTCTACGGATTGAATTTTCAACTTTTCCCTTTCACAAATAAGATTGAAGGAGAAAGCCATGCTTAA